The sequence CGTAGAAGAAATTCAACAGGCCCGCCCCTTGCCCGAGGGATTTGACTTACAACTCCACCATCCTTTGGTCACCTTAACAACCTGCAAAGTGCACTTAAAAAAGGTGCTAGAAGAGCTTTTGGAAAATGCGGTCAAACACCACGATCGATCGACGGGACAAATCGAGATCTTTGCCCACGGAGGGGAAGACATGATCGAATTTATGGTGCAGGATGATGGCCCCGGCATTCCTTCGGCGTACCACACTCGGGTCTTTCGTCTGTTTGAGACCCTGGAACCCCGCGATCTGACTGAAAATACCGGGATTGGACTCGCGATCGCGAAAAAGCTAGTGGAACGGGTTGGAGGGCGAATTTGGATCCAGAGTAATGGAGAACGGGGAACCACCATTCATTTCAGTTGGCCGAAGCACCCGGAAACCTAGTCAGTCCCATATACTGTCGGGAAATATTATCGGGAAAATGAAAATAATACTTTTGGAAGATAGACAATTGGTATAACGTCTTACAATAGAGGAATGCTGTGCGGAAAATCTGGCAGCATACTGGACTTAAGCACATCAATCGATGGAGCATTCCCGGAAACGCTAGAAGGTATGTTCTAGAATGCATCCACAGAGTCTTGCTAGGGGGTATTGCTAGTACTGCGTTGGCGTTCTAGTCAATTAGCATTCTAGTTAGTCTGTGTGCACTGCTAAACGGTCAATGAGTGAGCCTTCTTACCCAGGTGACTCAACCCAGGTGATCCCTAAGGGTCATTCAGCCAACGTGATTACTGCCTAGATTCCTAACCCTAGATTTCGGGTCTAGACCGTTGTTCCTCAATCGCAACCGTTTGTTACTATTGCCTGCTTAAGTCCCGTTATCTAGACAAAACTATCATGTTAACCATTGTGCGGAATCTAAACATTTTACTAGTTGAAGATGATGAAGTCGATGTCATGAACGTCCAGCGGGCGCTGAAAAAGAACGGTTTAGAGGTGCCTCTACACCGCGCCGCCAATGGATTAGAAGCACTGTCCATGCTTCGCAATGATTCGAAACATCTCGCCCATCCTGGTCATTTGTTAATTTTGCTCGATTTAAATATGCCCAAAATGGGAGGGCTGGAGTTTCTGCAAGAACTACGGCGGGATCCCAATCTCCGTCATATTCCTGTGGTCGTTCTGACAACCTCCAAGCAAGAGAGCGATCGGGTTGCAGCCTACAAGTTAAATGTTGCAGGCTACATCGTTAAGCCGATTACTTTTTCAAGCTTTGTTGAAACCATGAACGTCATCAGTCAATATTGGTTACTCTCGGAAATGCCATAAAGTACCTATGTTATGAAAGATGAAAAAGCTAACAACAGAAGCAACGTAGATGCAAAGCTCAACGTAGACTTAAATATTACAGCTAAAAAGCCAACCCAAGAAACGCTGATTCATGACACCCTAGACATTGCAACCTTAGGGATTGAGACCCTAAAAGTGCTGGTTGTCGATGATGATCCCGTCGATCGTATGGCGGTGCGCCGAGCTTTCAAAGGAGCTGACTTTCAGGCCAATTTAATAGAAGCCGAAAATTGTGCTAAGGCACTTTCTCTCATCAATCATCATGAATTTAACTGTATCTTTGTGGATTATCGATTACCCGATGGTAATGGCTTAGATTTGGTTAAACAGTTACGTCAGCAGGGGATTCGTATCCCAATTATTAGCTTAACGGGTCAAAGTAACGACCAAATTGCCGTTGAGTTGATGAAGGCTGGAGCTTCAGATTATTTATCGAAATCCACGGTCTCCCCTGGACGGTTGCGGCAAGTTTTTCAGAACGTCCTGCGGGTCTATCATGCAGAAAAAGCCGCAGAGTTAGCCAATCGCCAGCGGGAAGAACTCCTCCAACAAAAGGAGGAATTTATTTCACGGATGACCCATGATTTACAAACGCCATTGGTCGCGGCTAACCGAATGCTTCAGTTAATGCAGGAAGATGCTTTTGGTGACGTGCCTGAGAAAGTTAAACAACGGATGAATGTCATTATCCGAAGTAATGAAGACCTACTACAAATGGTACGCAATATTGTTGAAGCCTATACCTATGATGCCAATGCTAAACAGTTTAATTTAATTCCCTTTGAAATGACGGAACTCATTGATGAAATTATTCAAGAATTGAGTTCTTTAGCAAATGCAAAGTCGTTGAAACTGAAGGCGGTCTTGGTGGATAGTGAAATGCCTCAAGCCAGTTTTGGCATCCAAGGCGATCGCTTGGAGTTAAAACGTCTGTTGACGAATTTAGTGGGCAATAGTTTAAAGTTTACCGATCGGGGTTCTGTGACCATTCAAATAACGGCTGCTACACCCGAAATACCGTGGCTAACAATTCAAGTGCAGGATACGGGCAGCGGTATTGCACCTGAGGATCAGCCTATGCTATTTGAGCGATTTCGTCGGGGGCAACACAAGCGATCGAACAGTGGTTTAGGGCTATACCTCTGTCGGCAAATTGTGGAAGCCCATGGCGGGCAAATCTCCGTGGAATCTCAACAAGGGAGTGGCAGCACTTTTACCGTCAAGCTGCCAACGGATAAGCTGCCAACGGACAAGCCACCAACTGCCTAAGGAATTTTTTGGATCTCTCAAAATAGTGATGCTCTCTCCTGCCGAGGCCGTTACTGTGGATGATAGAGACCTTCAGCAAATCTTGGAGCACAAGGACTATGAAATTTACAACCTTTGGACTCATGCTAGCCCTAGTCGCTTCCTTTGGCGTCGTGGCCTGTTCCAATACGGGTGAAACGCTGAAAAAGGAAGGGGGAGAAGCCATTGAGCAATCGGGAGATGCCCTCAATAAGACTGGGGATGCTATGCAAAAGGATACCGATCGCGCGGTGAAAAAGACCAATGAAGCTGCTAAAGAGGCTGGGCAAACCGTAAAGCAAGAAACCGATAAAGCAGCGAAAGAAGCAAAGGAAGCCGCTAAGGAAACTGGGGAAGCCGTTCAGGAAGCGGGTGACGTGGTGAAAAAGGGGACAGGGGAAGCGCTGAGTAATACGGGTAAGGCTTTACAGAACAATGGGGAACAAATGAAGAAGGAAACCCAAGAAAATGATCCTCGTTAACGCAGCAATTGATTGTTAACTCAGCAATTAATTGTTAACGCAGCAATGGATTACTGCAAATCCGATCTGGGTGCTGCTATTCTACATAAGCGCAACTGAGGATATCATGATGAGTGTTGCTGAATCTGACGATACAGCGTTTTTGAAACCCTTAAGGTTCGGCTAGAAACACAATGAAATGACTGTACAGTTCAACAATACCTAGTCATTTAATATCCTCAGTTTTTCAAACTACTGGTTAAACTACCAGTTAAACTACTGGTTAAACCACCGCTACAGGTTGCGATCGAGCCTGGAGAAACTGAGCCCGATCGAGCCACTAACTCGATCGAGCCATCGGCGTTACGTTGCCATCCAGAGGCTTGCAGGAGTAGGGGCTGGGTTGCAGGAGCTTGAGCCACGGATTCTTGATTCCCACGATAGTTAGACAGATCCCGGAGATCAGTCCAGCCACGATCGCCTACAATTTGCTGATTGGGGTTTTGTGGAATCCCACCGCGCCCGGTTGCAACAAACTGGCTTCCCTGGTTGGCAGCGCAGCCCGTTGCTATTTTTTGACTCGAATCAGATACGTTTACAGGCAACTCGGTTAATCCTGCGTTGGGATCAGTCCCGATCGTATTCACTTGTACATTGCCGCTCAAACCAAATTCAGAACTTGCTGTAATATCATTATCGGGGGTTAGCTGCCCTCGGAACTTTAAGCCTAGAATTCCCTGGGTTGTAATATTAATGTTGCCACCCTTACCTCTAACGGCATTGGCAATAATGTCACTATTTTCCAATCCCAAAATGATTGGCGATTGCAGAGTTATGTTGCCCCCGTCCCCCGTCCC comes from Alkalinema sp. FACHB-956 and encodes:
- a CDS encoding response regulator, which produces MLTIVRNLNILLVEDDEVDVMNVQRALKKNGLEVPLHRAANGLEALSMLRNDSKHLAHPGHLLILLDLNMPKMGGLEFLQELRRDPNLRHIPVVVLTTSKQESDRVAAYKLNVAGYIVKPITFSSFVETMNVISQYWLLSEMP
- a CDS encoding hybrid sensor histidine kinase/response regulator; its protein translation is MKDEKANNRSNVDAKLNVDLNITAKKPTQETLIHDTLDIATLGIETLKVLVVDDDPVDRMAVRRAFKGADFQANLIEAENCAKALSLINHHEFNCIFVDYRLPDGNGLDLVKQLRQQGIRIPIISLTGQSNDQIAVELMKAGASDYLSKSTVSPGRLRQVFQNVLRVYHAEKAAELANRQREELLQQKEEFISRMTHDLQTPLVAANRMLQLMQEDAFGDVPEKVKQRMNVIIRSNEDLLQMVRNIVEAYTYDANAKQFNLIPFEMTELIDEIIQELSSLANAKSLKLKAVLVDSEMPQASFGIQGDRLELKRLLTNLVGNSLKFTDRGSVTIQITAATPEIPWLTIQVQDTGSGIAPEDQPMLFERFRRGQHKRSNSGLGLYLCRQIVEAHGGQISVESQQGSGSTFTVKLPTDKLPTDKPPTA